The segment GCACTTTGTGCGTCAATATAAGACGGCGAAGCCGTGATATTTCTCCCTAGACCCTGGATCCTAGATCCTAGCCCCTAACCACTAACCACTAACCACTGTCTACTGTCTACTTCCTACTTCTTCTTCACTGCATTCCACACCATGTACCCGATGAAGAGCGCTCCTGCGGCGAGCAGTGCAATGGCGAGTTCGGAGTTGTACTTTTCGATGAGGTCCTTCTGCCCGTGGGCGAGGTAGCCGAGGAACGCGAGAACGCAGTTCCAGATGGTGGCACCGAGGAATGTGTACAAAGTAAACGGGAAAAGTTTCATCTTGGCAAGGCCTGCCGGGATAGATATCAACTGGCGTATGACCGTGATGAGTCTGCCTATGAAGGTGGAAATGGAACCGTGCTTGCGAAAGTAGTCTTCGGCCTTCTGGACCTTTGTCGCATCAATGAGCAAGAAGTGCCCTAGGCGGCTGTCGGCGAATTTGTACACAATCGGACGCCCGAAAATCTTAGCAAGGAAATAGTTGATGTAGGCTCCGATGAGCGCCCCGATGCTGCCTGCAAGGACGATGAACGCGATGTTCAGGTTTGAACCGGGCTGCATGGCCTGGTATGCTGCAGGAGGGATGACCAGCTCGGACGGAAACGGGATGAACGAACTTTCGATGGCCATCAAAAGCGCGATGGTCCAGTAGTTCAGGTTGCTGTTGTACCAGTCGATAATCTGCGTGTAAATGTTGGTTTTTTCCGGTTCTCCAGCGAAAGCGATGCTGGCAAGGATCAATACAGGGACGATGATTTTAAATGTTTTCATGGCGTTGTATGGTTTGGGTATAAAGAACGCCGTCAGACTGGCGGCGTTATAAATGAGTTATAAAGGTTTATCTCTTCTTGCCTTTTTTCTTCGGCTTGGGCTTGGACTTTTTAGCCTTTTTGTGCGAAGCCGGCTTTTCATGTTCTTCTTCGGCCGGAGTTTCTTCGATGTACTGCTGCTCTGTCTGCACTTCGATCATCGAAGGACTTTCGGAATTGGCATTCTGAATCGCCTGCTTGGCTTCTTCGACATACCTGCCGTTGGGGAAGCGCTTCAGGTAGATTTCGTAGTCCTTGAGACGGTTGCCTTCCTTGACCAATTCAAAGATGCCAGCTTCTGCTTCTTCGCGGAAGGCACCATCAGGATTGTCGTTCAGGTAACCGAGGTATGCCTTGAAGGTGTTCTGTGCCTGGATTTCGCGGAACTTGTGGTACTCGGAGAGAACCATGAGCTTGTGTTCGATTTCGGCACGGCGCGGGGAATCCGGATAGTACTCGAGGAACATCTGGAGCATTTCAGGATCGTTGGAGGCCATGACCTGATCGAAACGAGAATCTTCTTGCTTCACCTGGTAGTGCTTCAGTTCGACCTTACCCGTATCCAAGGCTGCGTAGAGTTTTTCCTTGGTGGCGAGGTCTGCCGGGTGGCAGAAGGCGAGGAAGCTTTCGAGAACGTCCGAGAACTGAGTCCTGGTGTAGGCTTCGCTCATGTCGGGCAGTTCGCCGTCTTCGTCGAGGAAGAAGCGGTAGTCGCGTTCGATGGCCATGCAGTCCCAATCGCTGAGCGTGTCCTTGACTTCGCTGTTCTTGCGGAGGATGTCGTCACGATCGTGCAATGCGTAGCGCATGCGGCGGTCGCGCCTGCTCTCGCGGCCGAAGTCCAGGGAGAATTCCAGGCCAACGCGTACGGGCCACTTGTAAGAAATCTTGTCCATCGTGATGCCCGAATAGCCAGACGGAATGCTCACGTCGTCGTTGGACCGGGATGTCTTGTCCGTTGCCTTGATGTCCTCGTAGGGGAGGAATTCCTTACGAACGTTGATGCCGACCTTCAGGTCCACGTCTTGGAAAATTTCAGTAATCTTGTATTCGAGAGCTCCCGAGACGAATGCTGTAGGAACGTATTCCGTGTTCTGGTTCGTGTTGCCCAGGTAGTCGTCGTAGAAGGAGAAAAAGTGGAGACCATAGCCGCCGAGAACGCGGATGTCAAAGTCGCCGGCGAGGTTGAAGCTGAAACCGGCAAGAACGGACGGTGCGTAGGTGAGGAAGGAAAGTTCGCGGTCTTGCTTGGGGCCCTTCTTCTTGTCGCCGTTGTCAGTGTAAGTGTAGGCGGGTTCTTTACCGATGGTGCCGAACTGGATGCTGTTGACCTCCAGACCGAGCCAAATGGTGAAGGGAATGTCTGCTTTGGCAAACGGGGTAATTAGGGGGCTCCACAAGTAACCCACAGACAGGGGGAATGTAAAGACTTCTTTGTCAATGGGTTGGTTGAGCAGCTCGGGATCCTTGTCTTCAAATACGAGGAAGGCGGGCTCGGCTTGCAGGTAGAACTGCTGGCGCCAGTTGGAACGCTCAAAGTCGGCAGCGAAGGTCGCGGTCGAGTAAATCAACAATAGGAATACAATTAATCTACGCATTGCTCTAAATCTAGCTTTTCCAAAGGGATAGGGGGATGGTGTTTCTAAAAAAATTGTCCTTTTTGTGGGCAAAATCGCGTTTTTGCTAGAATGTGAGGTATAATCCTATTCCAAATAGGATGATTCCGGCTCCTATGAACGATGCTCCGGCAATGGTCTTGCGGTCTCCGGACTTCGCCAAATCGTGATTTCTGTCCATTTTCTCCTGGAATTTGGATCCGTTCGGGGTCGTGGGCATCTTCAGTTCGTTCTTCAGGTCTTCTGCCTCGCTATAGTCTTTTTGGCCGAGGTAGAGGAACAAAGCTCCGATGATGGCGGGGGCTATGGAACTGCCCATGAGTGTCTGCCCGAGGTGGTAGATTTTGCGGCTGTGGAGCCAATCTTTCTGGGCCTGTAGCTCGTTGAAATCCGTAATCTCCTGAAGTTCAATATTGACGGTTGTTTCGGGGACCGGTGCTAGGTAGAAATTTACGAGGGTGTCTCGATAACCTTCCCTGCGGATGCGGAGGTTGACCAAGCCCGGATCGGTGTAGGTGAACTTGTTCGGGGTGTGAGCGATGGGCTTGCTGTGTTTTGTAATCTCTTCGCTGCTTGTGTAGATTTCGGCTCCGGAAGGCTGCGTCATGATGCGAATTTCCGGAGATATCTTTTTCAATTTCAGCGAGACTTTAACGGTGTCGCCCGGGATGGGGCGTACGACAGCCTGGGCGCCCCACAGGTGTTCGACCTTCCAGTAGGCATTCAAGACAATTTTTCCGGTGTCGAGAGTCACGAAAGTACATGGCGTCTTGCACAAGGCGTTCTTTTCGGATCTCGAGAGCATTGCTCCTTCGGGATCGGTTTCCACGTGGATATAGCTTTTGGTGCTTGTCTGCTGGATCTTGATGCCACGCGCTTCCTGGACGAGGTTGCGGATCTTGTTGGATACGACGGCGTCGGAGAATGCGTGAGTCCCGGAAATGTTTGTCTTGGCGATGCTGATAGTCGGCAGGGAATCTTCAAAGAGAACGCGTTTCAGTTGTACTTCTAGCGAGTCCGGGGACTTTCCTTTGGATATCTTGCCGAAGAGGATTTCCTTTATGCCTTGCTTGGAATAGTTGTCCTGGAGGCATGCGTTGTCGTTGCACCCCTCAAAAGGATTTTCCTTGTTGTAGGTGTAGGTGCTGTCGGCTTCGCTCAACAACGTTGCTGTGAGGTTGGAAAACAGTTCGACCTTTTGTGGCTCGAAGCCTTCGGCCTCAAAGCCGACGAATATTTTCGTGTTCGAAACGGCAGGAGCAACGGTGGAAGAATCGGCCGGTGTCGCAGTGGAATCGGCGGAATCTGCGACGGCAACTGTGCTTGCACTGTCCGGAGAGGCTACAGTTGAATCACTTGCTGCTGTTGCTGGCGCACTGGCTTGGCTTTGTTCTGAGGAATCGGCTTTTGCGGTGTTGCTTGTCGGATTCAAGAGATCGTTGCCTTGCTTGTCTACGATGCTTTTGAAGTGGCTCTTGGGTATGCGCACGATGGTGAACTGGTCTTTGATGTAGCCGCCAAGATTGACGGTATCTCTTTCGATGCCTAGAAATTGCGCTTTTTGCGTTGTTCCAGAAATGAGTTCCACCTGTGCCTCAATCCCCTTGGATTCGGCTGCATGGAGTAGAGCTGTTAAAAGTAGGAGCGGAATGTAGAAACCCTTTTTCATATTTCTCCTAGAATGAAAGAATTAATCCTGCGGAAAAGACGACGACTCCCACGCCTAGAGTGGTGCCGCCGATGGTCTTTGCCGTTTTGGCCTTGCTTTGGTTGTCTTTGAAACTATCTTGTTTCTTTTGATAGTTGTCGCCATTGTGGATAACACTGTTCTGGATGGCGTCGCGGTCGTCCCTTGCGTCTTGAATGTATTTTTGCGTGACGATGGCTGCGACTGCGCTGGTGACCAGTGGTACGAACGAGGCCCAGATGAGTTTACGTCCCAAAGCTTTTCTGTTCCTGTGAGCGACCACCTTATGCTGCATGTCGGCAAGTTCTTCGTCGTAGCTCTGACGCAACGACACGATGAGATAAGACGTGTCTTTTTCAGGGAGAGAAACGTTGATGGTTGTGTCGGCGTAGCCAATTTGGAATAAGGTGACCTTTACGCTTGTGTCTTTGGACGACAATTTTATGAAACTCGGACTGATATAGTCTGGCGTCGCAGAAAAGTCAATATTAGACCGATTGACGAAAATGTCTGTCGTTGTGGGGTTTGTTGAAATTTGCAGGTAACGATCCTGAGCCTTGGGCGGGGTTGTCGATGCAGCGCTTTGTGGTGCGTTGTCGGCAAATGAGTTCCCACAGAGAACAATGACGAGGAAAATCAAGAATTTAATCATCATTCCAGTTCCTCCGCATTCATGTAAGGGCCATCGAGATACAGCATGTCATTTTTCGGAGTGACATTCCAGAATACAGGCGGGCTTTGGTTCCCGGCGTTGTCGCTAACTCTAATGTAGACGCGCATCTGTTTGTAACTGGGGACGGATACGCTGAGAATCGGTTCCACATAATCGTATGTTGTCTCAAAGATGTCGTCGAAATGGACGTTAATCCTTGAACGGGAAATTCCGCTCCCTTTGTCTAAGAGAGAGAATGTGATGTCTGTTCCCTCTACGAATTCTGTCTTGGTTGGCCATACTGTTGGAGGAATGTTGTCGTCGAAAAATACGGAATCCATAGTGATGACGCTATATTCGGGAATGTCTACAGTGAACGCGTCTGCCTTGTATTCGCTGAAATAAGCTTCTTCCATGTACACGGTGAGGCCTGTCTGAGCGGGGAGCTTTATGGATTCGGTCGATACAATGCTGGAACGATTGATTTGCTTCAACGTATCTCCCTTGCTATTGACGATGGTTATCCTTGTGTCGGGAGGCAACTGGTTGCGGAAATGCTTGTAGGCGATAGGAATGTTGAGTATAGAGGAATCGGTATTGATGAGCTTCGTGGAGAACTTGAAAATATCAGAAGTGTCCATTTCTTGAACTCCACTGAAATTCATCACGGTCATGATGACTCCCCAGTAGAACGTTATGGATGTGTCTGTCGGGTTGATGCCGTATTCTGCCAACACGTCTTCGTCGGGGAGAAGATGACCCGTGATGGAAATCTTTTCGTCGCAAGGAACGGTCTTTAGGGATTTTTTCCAAAGTTCGCCCAACTTGTTAGAACCGTAGACGTCGCATATTGTGGTTTCCCACGGGTCAATTCCCGTTATATCCCACCGGAGGCGGATGTCCTCTTCGGAGAACGGCTCTGCCTGGTTGTACCCGTTGCGAGGGCTAGTCAGTGCAATGCTTGATGGCGTGTCCACAAAAATATGGGTTGTGTCTATCAAGGTGTCGCCGAAACGGGTTATCGTTTGCAGAATGCAATCGTATTGGCCTGATTTTTGGAACGTGTGACGGAAATTGGGAATGTTAATCTTTTTCCCGTCCAATATCCAGAGAACGCTCTGGTAATACGATGCGGCAATGTCTGCGTCCAGGACATCTTTATTCAAGCGGAATATGGCCTGGATCTTGATCGGCTCGTTGACGCCGATGTAAACCTCTTTGCGCGTGGTGTAAAATGAGTGGACGGTTACCTCTGGGACGATATAGATGTTCTGCTCAAAGACGTTTTCGTCTGCTTGTTCAAAACGGACGTCGTTCCCGCATGAAGTCAGGGCTAATGCGCACAGTGCCAGGGCGACGGCGAGGGCTTGGTAGAATAACCTATTCATCTTCGCCTCCTGCTGTGCTGGTCGTGTCGGTGCTGTTGTTCGATTTTTCAAGTGAATCAATGTTGTCTTGCGGCAGGACTATGGCATAGGCTTTTGTTTCCCAAACAGGAGACACCCCGCCATAAGAGTCTGTTGCCTCGACCCACCAGTAAAGGGGGCCTTCCGGGAGGTCTCTTAAAAGGGTCTGGGTCCCTTGGATGTAATCGGATCTGTAGTAGAACTGCGTTGTGTCTGTGATGGTGTCGGACCCGACGAGGACGTTGAGCCTGTACCAGATATGGTCATTTTCTGGGTCTTCGGCTTCATGCCATTTAAATATAGCGGAGTTGGTTATATACGATTCGCAGGGAGTTATGCAGTGGGATTCGTAACTCATGAAGGGAGGCTCGTTTATTGTAATCTTCCACGTTCTGGTCTGGCTTATCCCGTTGGTGTAGACGATGCTCATGGATACGTTTTGCTCATTTCGGGCGAACGATTCTCCGCTCGCTTCAATTTCAAGGGATGTCCTGCCCTCTGCCCTTATGCTTATGGTCCCCTTCACGTCCCCATTGGGGTTGATTTTGTATAGGGTGGGAATGAAACTGTTTGGGTTGTGGTCTTTAAAGAAAAGGGTGATCGGAGCTTGCCTTGATATGATTGTGTCGTGATTGGTCTCGAACCAGAAAACGCTTGGCCGCAGGACGAATGATTTCGAGGTGGTGTTGCCGCTGCCGTCTTTCGCTAAGACGGTGACGAATTGCGGTATCCACGAACGGTCGCTTTCGATGGTGTGGACAGTCAAGGTGTTACCTGCTTGAAAATATTGGGTAATCTTACGACTGCCGATATAGACTACAGCATCGGAGAGAACGTTTTCGGAGCTCCCATCCGTAATGATGAAACTGAGTGAATCCGCAAAATCAAGGGTGTCTTTTCCACTGGTGGACTGGATTGTCGGGGGGGTCAGGTCTTGCATGAACAAATGGCCGTCGATGGAGGAAATTTGCCCTGCTAGGACCGTGGTACTCACGGTGTCGGAGACAAAATCAACGGCCTTTTCACTCCTGGCAAAAATATTGTATTTCCCAGGTTGTAGCGGCTTGATTTCGAAAAATCCTGTTGATGGAGTCTTTTCAAAAGATTGCTTGATCTTGGTTTCCTTGTTGTGTGCGTCAAGGATGATGAACTCAATGTCTGTGTACAGGTTCTCGTTGGACATTTTCAACGTTCCCGATATTGCGCCTTCGTCTCCGATTCCGCTTGTGGCGAAGGTGCTGCTGATAGTGGTTGCAGACGGAACATTGTATTCATTATAGGCTTGGACTGTCCAACGGTATTGCGACAACGGTTTGAGTTCCCGGTTCATGTTGAAATACGGAGTGTTGATAATCGTGTCGATGAGGTCGGGCTCGCCTTTTTCTTCGTCAATAAGGTTGGTGAGTCTGAAGTGGTAATATAGGGAGCAGATAGAATCTATGTCGTAGGCATTCCAGGCAAACTGGATTTCGTCCCGTGGTGGAATGCTTTGCGATTGGTCGGCGGGGATGAATTTGTTGTTGTCTAGAATTGGCGGTGAGGAAATCCACAAGTGCAGGGTGTCGCTCAGCGTATCCCCGAAATAGGTGATGAGGATAAATACGATTTCGTGAGGGCCGGGGAAGGGGATGGCGTCGTGAATGTTGAATTCGGAGGCGTAATACTTGTTGTCCAGAAGCCAGTAGCTGTCGCGAATCCGGATGGATTTTGATGGTAGCACGTTTGCAATGAACAACATGGAGTCGCCATGGATAATTGTATCTGATTTGACCCTTGCTGCCGTAGAATCAAAGGACTTGGCCATGTAGACGTTGACTGCAATTGAATTTGTGTTGTTTGCGTCAAAGACGAGGTTGTCCGAATCGGTACATGCGTCAAAGAAGATTGATGCGATGGCAAGGGTGAAGGCAAGTGAGAATATTTTCAAACGGTTAGTCATTCTTCCTCACTCTACTTGGATTTCACGTAGAATTTGATGACAGCCGATGAATCGGTGTCACCATATTTGTCCGTTACTATGACTTGGAACGTGTGTTTGCCTTCCTCAAATCCGGATTGTCGGATGCTGTTGAATTCACCTACGACGTAGGGAACTTTGTCTATTAGGATAGTGTGCGAGAATTCCTCGTTGTCGTTGTCATGGGAATTCCACTCAAACAGGAAGGATGTCTTTTGGTTGCCGTAAAGCGTGTCTGATTGCTGGGGCCTGGTAATCTGGTCGATTTCTGGTGGCGTGTTGGTGATGATGTTGAAATGCGTAACGAGCGTATTCCCTTCGGTGTCTATTGCAATCAGTTTGTTGGGGATTATGCCAATGGTTGCGTTTTTTCGAATTTTAAAGGTATCGCCGGTCCCAAGGAGGATGTCGTCGTTTTCTTCGTTGACCCTGATCCACTTAAAATGCAGTTTTGGGGCGAGCGCAGCCGGGAGAATGTTGACGAGAATTTCGGCGGAATCTTGTGGATGAATCTTTAGCAAGGTAGAGTCAATTTTGCCATCTTGCTTTACGTAGATGGAAATGACGTTTACGCTCGAGCCCTCGTTGGGTTTGCTTGGAATTTCGAAACACGCGGAAAGCGCAATGCCAGCAGATAGCACCGCCAAAGATGAAAGAATGCTTGATATACGAATTCTGTTAAATAACATCGTATATAAATGTAACTATATTCTTAAACATGAGTACCGAAAATTTTGAATATAAAAACGCAATGGCACGTCTAGAGGAGATTTTATCAAAAATCGACAATTCCGAAATGGAAATAGACGAATTGGCCGGGCAGGTGCAAGAGGCTACGGAACTGCTGCGCAAGTGTCGCCAGATCCTGCTTGCGACCGAGAAAAACGTGCAGGAGGCATTGGCGAGCCTGGACGGTGAAGCGGATGAATAGTACAGAAAAACTGCCGCAGGGGCAGGATGTTCCCGCCATCGAGGTGAACGGACTTACGGTCCGGTTTCCGGTCCGTGGGGGTGTGTTGGGCAAGGTCAGAGATTACTTTACTGCAGTAGACAACGTTTCTTTTGTTCTGCCACAAGGTAAAATCCTGAGTATTGTGGGTGAATCCGGCTGTGGAAAGTCTACGCTTGTGAAATCGCTTGTCGGACTGGTCCCGGCGGTGTTTGTTGACTATAAATTGTTCGGTGCTCCGGTTGTCGACGGAAAATTTTCTGGGGTGAAAAGAATTTGCGACCTGGTCCAGATGGTGTTCCAGGACCCCTTCAGCAGTTTGAACCCGAGACAGACTGTGGTTGAAATCTTGACGGCCCCGCTTGTGGCGAGAGGCGTGTCGTTTGACGAGGCTCAAGGCCGTGCGAGGCGCCTCCTGGACCGCGTGTCTATCCCGAATGGGGCGCTTGACAAGTTCCCGCACGAGTTTTCTGGTGGGCAACGCCAGAGGCTTTGCATTGCCCGTAGCTTGATGGTCGAACCGAAGGTGTTGCTTTGCGACGAGGTCACGAGCGCACTGGACGTGTCGGTGCAGGCGCAGATATTGCATTTGCTTGACGATTTGCGCAACGACCTCGGCTTGAGCATCTTGTTCATCAGTCATGACATGCAGGTGGTGCGCGCACTGAGCGACGAAGTCCTGGTCATGTATTTCGGGAAGGTCGTGGAACGCGGGGACGCCGATATTGTCCTCACAAATCCGCAGCACGAGTACACCAAGAAACTGCTTGCGAGCGTGCCCACCATCAGAAGGGGCTGATTGTAGCGACTGTTCAATAGCGGCTATGACTAGCCGCAGTTTGCACTTACACCTTCACGTGGAAGTAGTCGATTTCGGGGTGGCTGATGTAGAGGCCGCTCACGGAGGCCTGCGGGTACATGGCGCCGTTCTCGGTGAGGCTGATGCCTACGCTGCCGAAGTCGATGAGACGCGCAACGTTGAAGATTTCCTTGATGTTCGGGAGCACGGGGTAGCCGACGGCCGGGCGGATGCCTTTCCAGCCGTTGTTGTGGGCGAGTTCCTGGCTCAGGTATTCGGCGCCGGCTTCGGCGAGGCGATCGGCGACGGTCTGCATCAGGAGCACGTCGTAGTCGCTGCCACCTTGTTCGGCTTTCAGCTTTTCAAGGCGCTTGACGAAGGCGTCGCTCACGGTGACGGCGAAGGCACCCACGATGTCGCGGAATACGTCCTTACCGGCGGGAGCGGCGAAGACGCTTGCGGTGTTCGCATTTGCTGGCGCAACGTAGTCGCAAAGCGCGAGACATGTGCCTTCGGGATTTTGCTGGCGTGCCGTGGCGACTTCGACAAGGTCCACGTCGGTGCCGGTACGGCCCGTGTTGAAAATTACCGACTTTTCCGTACCGGCTGCAGGGTAGAACGCCTGCACGGCACGCAGTGCATATTCGGGCTTTGTGAGCGACTTGATGAGCGCTTCGGCGTCGGCCTTGAGCTTCTTGGCTTCTTCCTCTTCGGGCTTGATTTTCCAAGTGAAGAAGAAGTATTCCCAGCTGATAAGCGGGATGACTTTTTCGAGCGGAATCGGCGGGAGCTTGCTTTCGCCCATGAACGGAGGCTCGACAGGCTGGTACTTGGTCCAGTCGCAAAGGTAGCGGCGTTCTTCAGGCGTCTTTTCGGCTGCGGCCATGGCGCTTGCGGCTTCAGTCTGGATGCCGTTCTGCTTGTCGCGAATGCGCTGCTGCTCTTCGCGGTTTTCCTGGATGGTCTGTTCGCTTGTCGCGGGGTCCAAGAGCTTTTGCACAAGGCCTGGGTTGCTCGCGGCATCGCGCACGTGAAATACGGGGCCGTCGTAGCACGGGGCAATCTTTACGGCGGTGTGCGTGGGCGAGGTCGTTGCGCCGCCGACAATAATCGGAATGCGCT is part of the uncultured Fibrobacter sp. genome and harbors:
- a CDS encoding DedA family protein, which codes for MKTFKIIVPVLILASIAFAGEPEKTNIYTQIIDWYNSNLNYWTIALLMAIESSFIPFPSELVIPPAAYQAMQPGSNLNIAFIVLAGSIGALIGAYINYFLAKIFGRPIVYKFADSRLGHFLLIDATKVQKAEDYFRKHGSISTFIGRLITVIRQLISIPAGLAKMKLFPFTLYTFLGATIWNCVLAFLGYLAHGQKDLIEKYNSELAIALLAAGALFIGYMVWNAVKKK
- the xseB gene encoding exodeoxyribonuclease VII small subunit; its protein translation is MSTENFEYKNAMARLEEILSKIDNSEMEIDELAGQVQEATELLRKCRQILLATEKNVQEALASLDGEADE
- a CDS encoding ATP-binding cassette domain-containing protein; amino-acid sequence: MNSTEKLPQGQDVPAIEVNGLTVRFPVRGGVLGKVRDYFTAVDNVSFVLPQGKILSIVGESGCGKSTLVKSLVGLVPAVFVDYKLFGAPVVDGKFSGVKRICDLVQMVFQDPFSSLNPRQTVVEILTAPLVARGVSFDEAQGRARRLLDRVSIPNGALDKFPHEFSGGQRQRLCIARSLMVEPKVLLCDEVTSALDVSVQAQILHLLDDLRNDLGLSILFISHDMQVVRALSDEVLVMYFGKVVERGDADIVLTNPQHEYTKKLLASVPTIRRG